In one window of Frigoriglobus tundricola DNA:
- a CDS encoding TIGR03067 domain-containing protein: protein MRTLLALGLVAAVFGVSSAADKADPTNGKWVIESVTKDGKSNDALKGATREHADGKYTITPAKDSKAPVTTGTYTIDATKSPITIDMQPKGGTYDGKTLHGIAKLDGDTLTIAFAEPGKDRPTKFEGAGVVMAVCKKAK, encoded by the coding sequence ATGCGCACGCTGCTCGCGCTGGGACTGGTGGCCGCGGTATTCGGGGTCTCCTCGGCCGCCGACAAGGCCGACCCGACCAACGGCAAATGGGTGATCGAGTCCGTGACCAAAGACGGCAAGTCGAACGACGCGCTCAAGGGCGCCACTCGCGAACACGCCGACGGCAAGTACACGATCACGCCGGCCAAAGACTCTAAGGCGCCGGTCACCACCGGCACCTACACGATCGACGCAACGAAGTCGCCGATCACCATCGACATGCAGCCCAAGGGCGGCACCTACGACGGCAAGACCCTGCACGGCATCGCGAAGCTCGACGGCGACACGCTGACGATCGCCTTCGCGGAACCCGGCAAGGACCGGCCGACGAAGTTCGAAGGGGCGGGTGTGGTGATGGCGGTGTGCAAGAAGGCGAAGTGA